The following is a genomic window from Labeo rohita strain BAU-BD-2019 unplaced genomic scaffold, IGBB_LRoh.1.0 scaffold_1054, whole genome shotgun sequence.
CAATGAGGAGCAGACAGACCACATATGGGCATGGAGGACATAAGAGGAACAATGGGgcaaaaaacagacaaaacaggTCCATAATCCTGACATATCGCCCCCTCCCGGAAAGGCACATCCTCGCGCCGTCAACACCAACAGAAGAAAGCAAAGATGGAATCTTGGGAGGAGGCTCGGGAGGAGGACGACGAATAGAGTCCATGAGGCAGATGATGGAGGGAGGAACCATGGAGGAAACAGGAGGAACTAGGGCGGAccagatggagggaggagccaagaaGACAACAGAAGGGacttggagcaggaggagccagatGGGACCCAGGCCACAGCCATGATAACGGTCCAAGGTGGAGCCAATGGAGGAAGGAACCATGGAGGAGGAAGGGTGGAGGGTTGGCGGAGCCTGATGGAGCAAGAGGGACGGAGGGACAAGGCAAAGCTGGAGGAGTGGATTCCTGAGGCGCAGGATGGTCGATGACAGAacaaggcggagccggagggacgagggagcccggtggagtcAGTGGACTGCCGGGCCACTGCAGAGAGGAGGAAGCTAGGGGACATGATGGAACCACTGAGCCAGAGACAAAGCCCTTCCCTGAGTCAAAGCCGTCTGGTCCTACCCGGAACCTGCACCCACTGTCCGGTCCACTAccattcttcctcagctggtCTGACCGATCAGTCAAGCACTCAATCGGCTATCCTGTGGTCTCCTCATCTGCCAGCTCCTCCATGGTCTCTTCCTCCCTCTACTCCCCCTTGTACTCTTCCAGTCCCCTGGGacctgtatttttgtttaatccTCCTTTATCCCAGAGTTTTTGTAACTGCTGCAAATAAATCCTGCTTCTACTCTATTTGTTGCAGCCAACTGTAATAATGCACCCTTTGACTGACTGCATATTAGACTGGATGCAATACAGACAAATTCtgaatagatttaaaatatgataatataatgataaaatataataaccaTAACTTGACTACATCTTAAGGGCACTTATTAATTATACACAAAGGTATAAGGTATTTGGTCAGTGTTAAAATATCCCAGCACTGAATATATAGACATAGCTATATGTGAGTCATTTGTACTATAGCTTCATTCCACTAAAAAGTGGCTCTGAGGTGTTTTCAAAACTTGTCTGTTTGAGCATCTTGTCCAGACCGACATGCCAGCAATGGTTCAACCAATGTAGTGACTTCGCAACAGGGCCGTATATTTGtctgcattttgcattttggttTAGTGATGATAGTGGCACACTCTTcagctttaaatattttcttaaggTTTATAATGTTTCTTATGTTTTGAAGGCTTTTCAGGTGTCTTCCTTGGAGAAGCTTGATCAAACTCTGGCTTCTTGTTTGATGCGGAAAATGCCGACAGGAGGTTTTCAGGGCCTGCAGTGTGATCAGTCTCTTGCTGGAGGTAAGGGCTTCTTTAGTTCTGTTTAGCTCTTTTAACCCATTTTAGTTCTTACCCACTGTTTGCAGATTTCTAGAGCATTATTTCCATTTCTAGAGCAGCACAAAAAGGATAATGCTAtcagcactttattttacaggcTGTTAtagacatgaataaattatgaagaGAAGCTGCCTCACCCCACAGAAGGGCATTACTGTGCATTTGTTCCTTTGTGTGCCTTCCTGCCCACATACACACAGTGTGACCTAGATTCACTGCAGTTTAACACAGAGCAATTGGCAATGTTATTGTGTATGCACACAAAATATAGTCTTCATACCAATGCTCAGTAAAAAGTAACTAAGAAACAAGTATAACTTTATCTCAACCTTCactgaaaatgcaaaatgttgttAGACAAATGTTAAGAATGTTGTCATTCTTAAAGTGCAGTCATATTTATCATTGCTCAGGAAAATTTTGTGGGCAAAGTAATTTCAGTAGGAATATGCACAGATTGGGAGTTTTATGCGAGAgccaaaaaaaagatttttcctTGATTACACTTctaaaagacattattttagaaattataaaaCTTCTAAAGACATTGTTTACAATAACTGCTGAAGTTAAACTCAAAATTAACCCAATTCACTTTATTTAGATATATTGTCATACCCCTGgactatttgtattgtttttttctctcatgtGCCCATATATAGTTTTCCTGTTCCTGCCCTCACTGTGTCGTCATTAgttaaccttgtatcacctgtgtAATAATTAAGTTCATTgtaatcacctgtctttataagttgctttcagttcagtgtttgtcgtccGGTCTCATCTATGTGTACGTGTGTTCCTGCCCTGCTTGTGGATTTACCCATTTGGAATATTGTGGTAAGGTTCGTAAAAGGGAAGGAAGAAGTCAGAGTCGGTGTGACTGAGGCTCgtggttttttttattctaaaaatcaCAGTTCAAAATAAAGTGTGCGCTCTTGTGCGTAACCGGCAACACAAATACACAACTATACTTGGCAAAACTCTGTTGAGCAGTTCAGTCTCCTGGCCATGAGTCCTCAGTCTGTTTCTCTCCCTTCTTCCCCCATTCTCCCATGGCCTCTTACGGTCTCCCCACGCCAATCACTGTAAGGAGAAACAGGTGGATGTCATTTTGCACTTGACCTACTTTCTCACCGCTCGTCTCTGACCGCTCTCTCCCGCTGCAGTCTCCGCTAAACCACACCCCCCTCGCCACATACCCCCACTGCCTGGGGAGCCGTCTGGCCTGCATTTCTGGAGAGAAAGTCGGCCATAGCCATCTGCGCCCCCAGCCTGTGGACCAACTTGTATTTATAGGGCTTGAGAGCTAGATAACAACGGGTGATCTGCGCATTGGTATCTTTCATGCGGTGGAGCCATTGCAGGGGTGCGTGGTCTGAACAGAAAGTGAATTCCCGACCCAGGAGATAATAGCAGAGAGTGAGAATGGCCCAACGGATGGCTAGACATTCTTTTTCAATGGTGCTGTACATTGTCTCTCTCTTAGAGAGCTTGCGACTGATGTACAGCACTGGCCAGGACCGCTCCAAGCCCTCTGTCCTATGCGTCCGTCTGCAGCaagaaagggagagagaaaaaTCAGGAGAGTGTAACAGCGCCCGCCACACAGAGCAGCCTTTACCTGGATGAAAGCCTGCTGGCACAGCTCCGTCCACTGGACGGGATCTGGTGCCTCCTTTTTAGTGAGATCAGTCAGCGAGCTGGTGAGGTCCAAATAATTGGGTATAAACCTTCTATAATATCCCGCTAGCCCCAAGAACTGTCTCACCTCCTTTTTGGTCTTGGGTCTTGGGCAGGTCGCAATCGCTGCTGTTTTACTAATTTGGGGACGCACCTGTCCGTGACCCAAGTGGAAGCCCAGATACCTAACCTCCACACGCCCAATTGCACACTTCTTTGGGTTAGCCGTCAGCCCCGCCCCCCTCAGCACTCTTAGTAAGGCCCACAGATGCTCCATATGCCGCTGCCAGTCATTACTATAGATGATAATATCATCTAAATAGGCTGCAGCATATGCAGCATGGGGCCACAGAATTTTGTCCATGAGGCGCTGAAAAGTGGCTGGGGCCCAGAATAACCGAAGGGAAGCGTTACGAATTGGTGTAATCCAAATGGCGCTGTGAAGGCTGCTTTTTCTTTGGATAGAGGTGATAAGGGGATCTCCCAGTATCCTTTAGTTAAATCCAGTGTCGAATAAAATCGAGCTGTACCTAGCCAATCAAGCAATTCATCAACCCGCGGCATTGGATATGTTTTGAATTTCGACACAGCATTCACCTTCCGACAATCCACACAGAACGGTACAGAGCCGCCCGTTTTAGGTACTAAAACTATTGGGCTTGCCCAGTCACTGTGGGATTCCTATATTACTCCCATCTCCAGCATTGCCTCTAATTCCGTCTGAACCACTTTTTTCTTGTATTCAGGTAAGCGATATGGTCGGGAACGAACCACCACTCCCAGCTCCATCCCAATATGGTGCTGTATGAGGTCCGTTCGACCAGGCAGGGGCGAGAACATGTTACAGTTCTGTAATTTAGCTATATTATCAGTGAGCTGGGAGGGCGAAAAGTGATCTCCTCCAAGGGCCAGGGCTAGAGATTGAGGTCTGGTAGGAAGCTCAGGCCCGAGATCATCCTCTCCACTCACCACCATCACCAACATCACTGACTCCTCCTCCCTCCACTTTTTAAGAAGGTTGAGGTGATAAACCTGACGTGCCCTGTTCCTGTCTGAGCAAATAACCTCATAATTGAGATCTCAAAGGGTCTGACCTCAAACAGTCCTTGCCACTTGGCGAGTAATTTAGAGCTAGCTGTAGGGAGCAATACAAGAACATTTTCTCCTGGTGCAAATTTATGTAACTGGGTATCCCTGTTGTACAGCTGGCTCTGCCTGTGCTGGGCCTGTAACAAGTTCTCCATTGACAGCCACCCCAATGTGTGGAGTTTTGTTCTCAGGTCCAGCACATATTGAATTTAATTTCGTCTATCAGAAGGACCGACCTCCCAAATTTCTCTAAGGACGTCCAGCACCCCATGGGGCTGCTGCCCATAAAGAAGCTCGAAGGGGGAAAACCACGTGGAGGCTTGTGGGACCTCCCACACAGAGAACAAGAGGGGTTCAGCCATCCAGACGCCTATCCCAATTTTTGGCTGTCCGGTCCGTCTGTGGGTGGTAGACGCTGGTCTGAATCGATTTAATGCCCAATAACTCGTAAAGCTTGTGTAATGTATGTGACATGAACGCCATGCCTTGGTCAGTGAGAATCTCTTTTTGGGATTCCCACTTGGGAGATTAGCCAAAACAGTGCGTCCGCTACACTTTTCGCTGAAATGCTGCTAAGCACAACTGCCTCCGGGTATTGAGTTGCATAGTCCACTAGCACTAATGCAAAATGATGCTTGCGTGTGATCGTTCTCATGGCCCGATGAGGTCCATTCCAATTCTTTCGAAGGGGACCTGCATTAAGGGAAGAGGGCGCAAAGGCGCTTTTGGGGTGGCCGGTGGATTTACCAGCTGACATTCACTACAACAAAAGAATCTGGTTATGAGACAATTTAGTGTTGCTGCTTGCCCTAAATGTCCCGCCATTGGGTTGCAGTGAGCTGCCTGGAATAACATTTACCTACGGCTTTTAGGTACTAATAACTGGGTTGTATCTTGTTTTGTTTGAGCGTTTTGCGTCACTCGATACAACCGATCtttaattatagtaaaataGAGATGGGAGAGTGGGCGAGCTGGTTGGAGAGGCTGCCTGTTGATGGACTGGACCTGCTCAAATGCACGTTTTAATGTTTCATCCTGGGACTGTTCCAGGGGAAAATCATCACACTCAGGGAGGTTTAGCCTCTCGTTCACGCTCCATTCCCCCAGCGCAGGGTCCCGTGGTCCCGGTTCAACCTCTCCCACCCCAACCACCCCACCCTcctgctttctctctctgcagGAGACATCCGCACATAAATACCCCAGTAATTGACTAAATGCCAGCCAATTCGTTCCCAGAATTAGCGGATGTCGTGGGTGCGGGTTAACTGCAACCTCTACTCTATGCTATTGCCCCCGAAATTGGATAATAGCGTAATTAGAGGGTATTTTACCACATCCCCGTGCACGCACCGTGCCGTAACCATGCAGCTTTTATCCAATGCCTCGGACTGAATCAGGCTTTGATGAATTGAGGTCTGGTTACACCCCGAGTCCACCAAAGCCCGATAGGTACCCCCCTTAATACTCACAGTTATTTGGTACAGGCCAGCTTGATCGGAGGCAGCCTGCGGAGCGTCCAGGACCCGAATCAGTGCCCTCACCTCCATTACGGGGCACCGATCGATGAAATGCCCGGGGTCCCCGCAACGCCAGCAGGCCGGCCCAGACTTCCCCACCACTCTAGGGGCAGGAAGTGG
Proteins encoded in this region:
- the LOC127157356 gene encoding phosphoinositide 3-kinase adapter protein 1-like, with protein sequence MASTDAEVEFSGNKQRVRVKPVNWNECTLSVTAPDFTAGDVIVTLYNKGLVKGNAYLQYYTIMEDIAHFIQQAADPVKFMCQAFQVSSLEKLDQTLASCLMRKMPTGGFQGLQCDQSLAGESLRLMYSTGQDRSKPSVLCVRLQQEREREKSGECNSARHTEQPLPG